From the genome of Triticum aestivum cultivar Chinese Spring chromosome 3B, IWGSC CS RefSeq v2.1, whole genome shotgun sequence, one region includes:
- the LOC123066437 gene encoding calphotin-like, which yields MGCGTSKEAVLSSDGSGRCSRRFRRKSSVVATAAHQPVATKDNGDDVKVHRSASAKEKAPKERDGKPGLAALVVKDGDEAASTVVGAKVVGEKRVGESKQDGKKGAVAVPDAKGKGTATEEAAGPKKDDGVSHKEVVADRDDGVASTSESIIVVEEMRNGQPVEVSIAPTVEAGRDRRRGEDEEGWSAEANEDEAASSNEKDIEEINVEDDGSVAIADASVGVVTKEDDSIISADAPAIEKDQIDTFVPAPAAKANEDAGATFLAAPVAGDDGSASFVAAPAAKEDELVSISSAPLAGEIEGITMAAAPVADEVDVATFPAAPVAKEQESETAALVDAPVAEEVNVATFPASPVAKEQETETAALVDAPAAEEVGVASFPAAPVAKEQETETAALVDAPAAEEVGVASFPAASVTKEQESETAALVDAPVAEEVGVASFAAAPVSKEQQSETAALVDAPVAEEVDVASFPAAPVTKEQESETAALVDATVAKDEQSVTTALVDAPVAKADGSATTVEAVPVVTREKQEDAVTVDAPVPTTANEDETATGAAAPATNVDESAAFPTKPVPEVEVPEAAEQPAPSLNNDDLRNEPELPEPTAVKEAAVEANGETELTMKATATEEEVVTVEEADVVPQKAESVSREPEQEETSAATLRDDDGESDGKKASDVKEAAISTEEKGAEDKLTVEEEKKAGEEQEPAVAPVESSSS from the exons ATGGGTTGCGGCACCTCCAAGGAAGCCGTGCTCAGCAGCGACGGCAGCGGCAGGTGCAGCCGCAGGTTCCGGCGGAAGTCCAGCGTCGTCGCCACCGCCGCCCACCAGCCGGTCGCCACCAAGGACAATGGCGACGACGTCAAGGTCCACAGGTCGGCGTCGGCGAAGGAGAAGGCCCCCAAGGAGCGGGACGGCAAGCCCGGTTTGGCGGCGCTCGTCGTCAAGGACGGCGACGAGGCTGCGTCCACCGTGGTCGGGGCCAAGGTCGTCGGGGAGAAGAGAGTGGGGGAGAGCAAGCAGGACGGTAAGAAGGGAGCAGTCGCCGTCCCGGACGCCAAGGGGAAGGGGACGGCGACCGAGGAGGCTGCCGGGCCGAAGAAAGACGATGGCGTCAGCCATAAGGAGGTTGTCGCCGATCGGGACGACGGTGTGGCATCGACGAGCGAGAGCATCATCGTCGTCGAGGAGATGAGGAATGGCCAGCCTGTCGAGGTGTCGATCGCGCCTACCGTCGAGGCGGGAAGAGACCGTCGGCGGGGCGAGGATGAGGAAGGGTGGTCGGCCGAGGCGAATGAAGACGAGGCGGCGTCGTCCAACGAGAAGGACATCGAGGAGATCAACGTGGAGGATGACGGTAGTGTCGCCATCGCGGATGCCTCCGTGGGCGTAGTCACCAAGGAGGATGACAGTATCATCTCGGCCGATGCTCCGGCGATAGAGAAGGACCAGATCGACACGTTCGTGCCTGCTCCGGCAGCCAAGGCCAACGAGGATGCCGGTGCCACCTTCCTGGCTGCCCCGGTGGCCGGTGATGATGGCAGTGCCTCCTTCGTTGCTGCGCCGGCGGCCAAGGAGGACGAACTTGTATCCATCTCGTCTGCTCCGTTGGCGGGGGAGATTGAGGGTATCACCATGGCGGCTGCTCCGGTCGCTGACGAGGTTGATGTTGCCACCTTCCCGGCCGCTCCGGTGGCCAAGGAGCAGGAAAGTGAAACTGCCGCCTTGGTGGATGCTCCGGTCGCCGAGGAGGTTAACGTTGCCACCTTCCCAGCTTCTCCGGTGGCCAAGGAGCAGGAAACCGAAACTGCCGCCCTCGTGGATGCTCCGGCCGCCGAGGAGGTTGGCGTTGCCTCCTTCCCGGCCGCTCCGGTGGCCAAGGAGCAGGAAACCGAAACTGCCGCCCTCGTGGATGCTCCGGCCGCCGAGGAGGTTGGCGTTGCCTCCTTCCCGGCCGCTTCGGTGACCAAGGAGCAGGAAAGTGAAACTGCCGCCCTCGTGGATGCTCCGGTCGCCGAGGAGGTTGGCGTTGCCTCCTTCGCGGCCGCACCGGTGAGCAAGGAGCAGCAAAGTGAAACTGCAGCCCTGGTGGATGCTCCGGTCGCCGAGGAGGTTGACGTTGCCTCCTTCCCGGCCGCTCCGGTGACCAAGGAGCAGGAAAGTGAAACGGCCGCCTTGGTGGATGCTACGGTCGCCAAGGATGAGCAAAGTGTAACTACCGCCTTGGTGGATGCCCCGGTGGCCAAGGCAGATGGAAGTGCAACCACCGTCGAGGCTGTGCCGGTGGTCACGCGGGAGAAGCAAGAAGATGCCGTCACCGTAGACGCCCCTGTCCCGACGACGGCCAACGAGGACGAAACTGCCACCGGGGCGGCTGCTCCTGCAACTAACGTGGACGAAAGCGCCGCATTCCCGACCAAGCCGGTGCCGGAGGTGGAGGTGCCAGAGGCGGCAGAGCAACCCGCGCCTTCCTTGAACAACGACGATCTGAGAAACGAGCCAGAGCTGCCGGAGCCTACTGCCGTCAAAGAGGCCGCAGTCGAAGCCAATGGTGAGACCGAGCTAACTATGAAGGCCACGgcgacggaggaggaggtggtCACTGTCGAGGAGGCCGATGTCGTTCCGCAAAAGGCCGAGAGCGTCTCCCGGGAGCCAGAACAGGAGGAGACATCCGCGGCCActttgagagacgatgatg GGGAATCGGACGGAAAAAAAGCCAGTGATGTGAAGGAGGCCGCAATAAGCACGGAGGAAAAGGGAGCGGAGGATAAGCTGACCGTCGAGGAAGAGAAGAAGGCCGGCGAAGAACAAGAACCAGCCGTCGCTCCGGTCGAGTCATCGTCTAGTTGA